The following are encoded in a window of Helicoverpa armigera isolate CAAS_96S chromosome 24, ASM3070526v1, whole genome shotgun sequence genomic DNA:
- the LOC110378038 gene encoding uncharacterized protein LOC110378038 has product MKAIIWLLQVILVSSVAGYQDIFSRSVDSCNLFRDVTQEYRISVYEFTAQAYKDIGPRSSYHFTFSPLSVWIILAALAEGADSYTQQQLFWFLRLPNDPCERLNYYQLATSRYLASSYVNVVSTRSMLFDSNVALNPDWYNFVANNRLIDLSSVPLREDPQGALNAISLSPVSLTGLDLSGNSVIVDTMDYDGLWSTAFSDATVQRSPFYNMAGKQIGEVDLMRVTKRAKTGFVESINAKFLDLPIGLNGRYRMLFALLKENSDVEAILKKVKNTLIIEYLASARESFVPVEIAIPRFSMTTQVNVRVILEKLGISGFWTNPNSTRHISTPPALPTSFVQRSTITLDNQGVRPAPATTDSLVNVTTNIDPVVGREFVANRPFLFGLFDAETYTCLMSSIYSQPTYTHDYDEVAYTIINSLFFLYKTQKDLQAAVDFELYKMRTSVFCFVVAFALQYVLAAKRGIVTIYGSLDSLRIDSGPCPEYENVFEGYQDAIHNFTIEVYKHVAPLGTYQFVVSSHSMWMTLAAIAEGADHETQQQLFKTLLLPDNPCIRQSYYQLAASRFSLAPDVSVVSTRALVIDEGVTPNPLWHSFVTKNSLLDVITAPIKFNPPVAANVIRQVVYANFPRLNLRGNSVLLDTMDYNGLWNTAFADAVVKRAPFHNIAGQRIGSVDMMTVKRRAKVGYVPKLQSKMLELPIGTNNQYSIIIALVVGNNDLRPIVREMKSSIIKEVLGTLQESRVPIDVTLPQFTINSELDARTILEDFGIKNLWTDPEATRYISTPPALPSSYVQRSTLTLNKDGVNLPAVVELRSFGHPSSPEDQFLSEFIADRPFMFGLFDTETYSCLMATMYTKPTYPN; this is encoded by the exons ATGAAAGCTATAATTTGGCTGCTACAAGTAATATTAGTGAGCTCCGTCGCTGGATATCAAGATATATTTTCACGGAGCGTCGACTCGTGTAACTTATTCCGCGATGTGACACAAGAATACCGCATATCTGTTTACGAGTTCACCGCTCAGGCATACAAGGACATCGGGCCTCGGAGTTCGTACCATTTCACATTCTCCCCTCTGTCCGTTTGGATAATTCTCGCCGCATTGGCTGAGGGTGCCGACTCTTACACGCAACAACAGCTGTTTTGGTTCCTAAGACTCCCAAACGACCCCTGTGAGCGACTGAACTACTATCAATTAGCTACAAGTCGATACCTCGCCAGTAGTTACGTAAATGTCGTCTCAACGCGTTCGATGCTTTTCGATAGTAATGTGGCGTTGAATCCTGACTGGTATAACTTTGTCGCGAATAACCGTCTCATCGATTTATCGTCGGTGCCATTACGGGAGGATCCCCAGGGAGCGCTTAACGCTATTAGCCTTTCTCCAGTCAGTTTGACGGGTCTCGACTTGAGTGGCAACTCTGTTATCGTCGATACGATGGACTATGATGGTTTGTGGAGCACAGCCTTCTCAGACGCGACGGTCCAACGTTCACCATTCTATAACATGGCTGGCAAGCAAATTGGTGAAGTTGATTTGATGAGAGTGACGAAGCGCGCGAAAACAGGCTTCGTTGAAAGTATCAACGCGAAATTTTTGGACCTTCCTATAGGATTAAATGGTCGCTATCGAATGTTATTTGCTTTGCTTAAAGAAAACAGTGATGTCGAAGCTATTCTCAAAAAAGTTAAGAACACGTTAATTATTGAATACTTGGCGTCTGCACGTGAGAGCTTTGTCCCAGTGGAAATCGCTATTCCGAGGTTTTCGATGACTACTCAAGTTAATGTTCGAGTAATACTAGAGAAATTGGGAATATCTGGATTCTGGACAAATCCAAATAGTACCAG GCACATATCCACACCACCGGCGTTACCCACCAGTTTCGTGCAGCGTTCCACCATAACCCTGGACAACCAAGGCGTCCGACCAGCCCCAGCAACCACAGACTCATTGGTTAACGTAACCACGAACATTGACCCCGTTGTAGGAAGGGAGTTCGTGGCTAACCGACCGTTTTTGTTTGGACTCTTTGATGCCGAAACTTATACGTGTTTGATGTCTTCCATTTATAGTCAGCCTACTTATACGcat GATTATGATGAAGTAGCCTATACTATAATAAATTCGCTCTTTTTCCTATATAAGACCCAAAAAGATTTGCAAGCGGCAGTTGATTTCGAACTTTACAAAATGAGGACgagtgtcttttgttttgttgtggCCTTCGCTTTACAATATGTTTTGGCGGCAAAACGAGGCATAGTCACTATCTACGGGTCTTTGGACTCCTTGCGCATAGACTCGGGACCATGTCCTGAATACGAGAACGTCTTCGAAGGATATCAAGATGCCATTCACAATTTCACGATAGAAGTGTACAAACACGTGGCTCCACTCGGCACCTACCAGTTCGTTGTCTCTTCTCACTCAATGTGGATGACGTTGGCAGCTATCGCCGAAGGAGCAGATCACGAAACCCAACAGCAACTGTTCAAAACTCTGCTGCTACCAGATAACCCTTGCATTCGCCAAAGTTACTACCAGCTAGCAGCTAGTCGATTCTCGTTAGCCCCTGATGTGTCCGTTGTCAGCACAAGAGCTCTGGTCATCGATGAAGGAGTCACACCTAATCCCCTCTGGCACAGTTTTGTCACGAAAAATTCTCTACTGGACGTCATTACGGCACCTATTAAGTTCAACCCACCAGTGGCTGCAAATGTGATCAGACAAGTCGTATACGCCAACTTTCCGAGACTAAACCTGCGAGGCAACTCAGTCTTACTTGATACGATGGATTACAATGGCTTGTGGAACACAGCATTCGCTGATGCGGTAGTGAAACGAGCGCCCTTCCACAATATAGCTGGTCAACGCATTGGTTCCGTAGATATGATGACCGTGAAACGCCGAGCTAAAGTAGGATACGTACCGAAATTACAATCTAAAATGTTGGAACTACCAATAGGGACAAACAACCAGTATAGTATAATTATAGCTCTGGTTGTGGGGAATAATGATTTGAGACCGATTGTCAGAGAGATGAAAAGCTCCATTATAAAAGAAGTGTTGGGAACATTACAAGAAAGTCGAGTACCAATAGATGTAACTTTACCGCAGTTCACGATAAACTCAGAATTGGATGCAAGGACCATCTTAGAAGATTTCGGAATTAAGAACCTATGGACGGATCCTGAAGCGACCAG